The Pogona vitticeps strain Pit_001003342236 chromosome 3, PviZW2.1, whole genome shotgun sequence genome includes a window with the following:
- the LOC144588262 gene encoding uncharacterized protein LOC144588262 translates to MEDKENLIPATSQKDTGKPKRHLRPLGYYHGPVGFSQPLCPLEPPPRPRESLPEEKLRRKGKSAEDLFVFTAKSKQESRRKMACTLMGGAEEDEETTEHQVNESQVNMESLFQAQTQEDPGHDDDGLECDCGYGPHRNYLKEADDNVSNASTGEGQAVDDEKSPCRNIETVNLSCISCVSTNP, encoded by the exons ATGGAGGACAAAGAAAACCTGATCCCCGCAACAAGCCAAAAGGATACAGGGAAACCCAAAAGGCATTTGCGACCTCTAGGTTACTACCATGGGCCTGTGGGTTTTTCCCAGCCCTTGTGTCCCTTAGAACCCCCTCCAAGGCCCAGggagagcctgcctgaagaaaagctAAGAAGAAAAGGCAAGTCTGCAGAAGACCTCTTTGTCTTTACCGCAAAATCCAAACAGGAAAGCAGAAGAAAGATGGCCTGTACTCTAATGGGGGGTGCTGAGGAAGATGAGGAGACTACAGAGCATCAAGTCAATGAGTCTCAAGTCAACATG GAGAGCTTGTTTCAAGCTCAAACACAGGAGGACCCTGGGCATGATGATGATGGGCTTGAGTGCGACTGCGGGTATGGGCCGCACAGAAATTACCTGAAAGAGGCAGACGACAATGTTTCGAACGCATCCACCGGAGAGGGTCAGGCTGTTGATGATGAGAAATCGCCCTGCAGGAATATAGAAACTGTAAATCTGTCCTGTATTTCATGTGTTTCTACAAACCCCTGA